Proteins encoded within one genomic window of Malaclemys terrapin pileata isolate rMalTer1 chromosome 22, rMalTer1.hap1, whole genome shotgun sequence:
- the SRSF4 gene encoding serine/arginine-rich splicing factor 4 isoform X1 codes for MPRVYIGRLSYQARERDVERFFKGYGKILEVDLKNGYGFVEFDDLRDADDAVYELNGKDLCGERVIVEHARGPRRDSSYGSGRSGYGYRRSGRDKYGPPTRTEYRLIVENLSSRCSWQDLKDYMRQAGEVTYADAHKGRKNEGVIEFKSYSDMKRALEKLDGTEVNGRKIRLVEDRPGSRRRRSYSRSRSHSRSRSRSRHSRKSRSRSGSSKSSHSKSRSRSRSGSRSRSKSRSRSKSRSRGQKDKSRSPSKDDKSRSRSRSAEKTQSKSKDKAEDAVQNNDDAKAKSRSPSKEKSKSKSRSRSGSKERVEEEKESVRRSRSKEKSRSKEREKSKARSRSKSREESKSRSRSRSKSKEKRKGRKRSRDDSRSRSRSRSKSEKSKRRSKRDSRSSNKKKKKEDQERSRSRSRSRSRSRSESKEKEQLKPESDKKEVKNEGEEMDKSHESRSRSRSNSKSKPNVKSESRSRSKSISKTRSRSKSRSRSASKSPSRSRSRSRSRS; via the exons ATGCCGCGGGTCTACATCGGCCGCCTCAGCTACCAGGCCCGGGAGCGGGACGTGGAGCGCTTCTTCAAGGGCTACGGCAAGATCCTCGAGGTGGATCTCAAAAACGG GTATGGCTTTGTTGAGTTTGACGATCTGCGTGATGCAGATGATGCTGTTTATGAGCTAAATGGTAAAGACCTTTGTGGGGAGCGAGTTATCGTTGAGCATGCCAGGGGCCCCCGACGTGACAGCAGTTATGGTTCTGGACGCA GTGGATATGGTTATAGAAGAAGCGGAAGAGATAAGTACGGTCCTCCCACCCGTACAGAGTACAGATTGATCGTGGAAAATCTGTCAAGCCGTTGCAGTTGGCAAGATTTGAAG GATTATATGCGTCAGGCAGGCGAAGTGACATATGCAGACGCACacaaagggagaaaaaatgaAGGTGTGATTGAGTTCAAATCCTATTCGGATATGAAAAGAGCCCTTGAAAAGCTGGATGGGACAGAAGTGAATGGCAGAAAGATTAGGTTAGTGGAAGACAGGCCTGGATCCAGACGGCGCCGCTCCTATTCCAGAAGCCGAAGCCATTCGAG GTCTCGCTCTCGAAGCAGACACTCTCGGAAGAGCAGAAGCCGTAGTGGCAGTAGCAAAAGCAGCCATTCCAAGAGTAGATCAAGATCCAG GTCTGGGTCCCGTTCCAGAAGCAAGAGCCGGAGTCGAAGCAAGAGCCGTAGCAGAGGCCAAAAGGACAAAAGCCGGAGTCCAAGCAAAGACGATAAAAGTAGGAGCCGCAGCAGGAGTGCGGAGAAAACCCAGAGCAAAAGTAAAGACAAAGCGGAGGATGCCGTCCAGAACAACGACGACGCAAAAGCAAAGAGCAGGAGCCCCAGCAAGGAAAAGAGTAAGAGTAAAAGTAGGAGCAGGAGTGGGAGCAAGGAGAGagtggaggaagagaaggagagcgTGAGGAGGAGTAGGAGTAAGGAGAAAAGCAGGAGTAAAGAGAGGGAGAAGAGCAAGGCTAGGAGCAGGAGCAAGAGCAGAGAGGAGAGTAAGAGCAGGAGCAGGAGTCGGAGTAAGAGTAAGGAGAAGAGGAAAGGACGGAAGAGGAGTAGGGATGACAGCAGAAGCAGGAGCAGGAGCCGTAGCAAGAGTGAGAAAAGCAAAAGGCGCAGCAAGCGAGACAGCAGatctagcaacaagaagaaaaagaaggaagaCCAAGAGCGGTCTAGGTCTAGATCCAGGTCCAGATCCAGATCCAGATCGGAGTCCAAGGAAAAGGAGCAGCTAAAACCAGAATCTGACAAAAAGGAGGTAAAAAATGAGGGTGAGGAAATGGACAAAAGTCATGAGTCTCGGTCCAGATCTAGGTCAAATTCTAAATCCAAACCAAATGTCAAATCAGAATCTCGGTCCCGATCAAAGTCAATTTCAAAAACTAGGTCCCGGTCCAAGTCTAGATCTAGGTCTGCCTCTAAATCACCATCCAGATCTAGATCAAGATCTCGTTCGAGGTCCTAA
- the SRSF4 gene encoding serine/arginine-rich splicing factor 4 isoform X2, whose amino-acid sequence MEPRYGFVEFDDLRDADDAVYELNGKDLCGERVIVEHARGPRRDSSYGSGRSGYGYRRSGRDKYGPPTRTEYRLIVENLSSRCSWQDLKDYMRQAGEVTYADAHKGRKNEGVIEFKSYSDMKRALEKLDGTEVNGRKIRLVEDRPGSRRRRSYSRSRSHSRSRSRSRHSRKSRSRSGSSKSSHSKSRSRSRSGSRSRSKSRSRSKSRSRGQKDKSRSPSKDDKSRSRSRSAEKTQSKSKDKAEDAVQNNDDAKAKSRSPSKEKSKSKSRSRSGSKERVEEEKESVRRSRSKEKSRSKEREKSKARSRSKSREESKSRSRSRSKSKEKRKGRKRSRDDSRSRSRSRSKSEKSKRRSKRDSRSSNKKKKKEDQERSRSRSRSRSRSRSESKEKEQLKPESDKKEVKNEGEEMDKSHESRSRSRSNSKSKPNVKSESRSRSKSISKTRSRSKSRSRSASKSPSRSRSRSRSRS is encoded by the exons atggaacccag GTATGGCTTTGTTGAGTTTGACGATCTGCGTGATGCAGATGATGCTGTTTATGAGCTAAATGGTAAAGACCTTTGTGGGGAGCGAGTTATCGTTGAGCATGCCAGGGGCCCCCGACGTGACAGCAGTTATGGTTCTGGACGCA GTGGATATGGTTATAGAAGAAGCGGAAGAGATAAGTACGGTCCTCCCACCCGTACAGAGTACAGATTGATCGTGGAAAATCTGTCAAGCCGTTGCAGTTGGCAAGATTTGAAG GATTATATGCGTCAGGCAGGCGAAGTGACATATGCAGACGCACacaaagggagaaaaaatgaAGGTGTGATTGAGTTCAAATCCTATTCGGATATGAAAAGAGCCCTTGAAAAGCTGGATGGGACAGAAGTGAATGGCAGAAAGATTAGGTTAGTGGAAGACAGGCCTGGATCCAGACGGCGCCGCTCCTATTCCAGAAGCCGAAGCCATTCGAG GTCTCGCTCTCGAAGCAGACACTCTCGGAAGAGCAGAAGCCGTAGTGGCAGTAGCAAAAGCAGCCATTCCAAGAGTAGATCAAGATCCAG GTCTGGGTCCCGTTCCAGAAGCAAGAGCCGGAGTCGAAGCAAGAGCCGTAGCAGAGGCCAAAAGGACAAAAGCCGGAGTCCAAGCAAAGACGATAAAAGTAGGAGCCGCAGCAGGAGTGCGGAGAAAACCCAGAGCAAAAGTAAAGACAAAGCGGAGGATGCCGTCCAGAACAACGACGACGCAAAAGCAAAGAGCAGGAGCCCCAGCAAGGAAAAGAGTAAGAGTAAAAGTAGGAGCAGGAGTGGGAGCAAGGAGAGagtggaggaagagaaggagagcgTGAGGAGGAGTAGGAGTAAGGAGAAAAGCAGGAGTAAAGAGAGGGAGAAGAGCAAGGCTAGGAGCAGGAGCAAGAGCAGAGAGGAGAGTAAGAGCAGGAGCAGGAGTCGGAGTAAGAGTAAGGAGAAGAGGAAAGGACGGAAGAGGAGTAGGGATGACAGCAGAAGCAGGAGCAGGAGCCGTAGCAAGAGTGAGAAAAGCAAAAGGCGCAGCAAGCGAGACAGCAGatctagcaacaagaagaaaaagaaggaagaCCAAGAGCGGTCTAGGTCTAGATCCAGGTCCAGATCCAGATCCAGATCGGAGTCCAAGGAAAAGGAGCAGCTAAAACCAGAATCTGACAAAAAGGAGGTAAAAAATGAGGGTGAGGAAATGGACAAAAGTCATGAGTCTCGGTCCAGATCTAGGTCAAATTCTAAATCCAAACCAAATGTCAAATCAGAATCTCGGTCCCGATCAAAGTCAATTTCAAAAACTAGGTCCCGGTCCAAGTCTAGATCTAGGTCTGCCTCTAAATCACCATCCAGATCTAGATCAAGATCTCGTTCGAGGTCCTAA
- the SRSF4 gene encoding serine/arginine-rich splicing factor 4 isoform X3, translated as MSDIQKTFNQCGYGYRRSGRDKYGPPTRTEYRLIVENLSSRCSWQDLKDYMRQAGEVTYADAHKGRKNEGVIEFKSYSDMKRALEKLDGTEVNGRKIRLVEDRPGSRRRRSYSRSRSHSRSRSRSRHSRKSRSRSGSSKSSHSKSRSRSRSGSRSRSKSRSRSKSRSRGQKDKSRSPSKDDKSRSRSRSAEKTQSKSKDKAEDAVQNNDDAKAKSRSPSKEKSKSKSRSRSGSKERVEEEKESVRRSRSKEKSRSKEREKSKARSRSKSREESKSRSRSRSKSKEKRKGRKRSRDDSRSRSRSRSKSEKSKRRSKRDSRSSNKKKKKEDQERSRSRSRSRSRSRSESKEKEQLKPESDKKEVKNEGEEMDKSHESRSRSRSNSKSKPNVKSESRSRSKSISKTRSRSKSRSRSASKSPSRSRSRSRSRS; from the exons ATGTCAGATATTCAGAAAACCTTTAATCAAT GTGGATATGGTTATAGAAGAAGCGGAAGAGATAAGTACGGTCCTCCCACCCGTACAGAGTACAGATTGATCGTGGAAAATCTGTCAAGCCGTTGCAGTTGGCAAGATTTGAAG GATTATATGCGTCAGGCAGGCGAAGTGACATATGCAGACGCACacaaagggagaaaaaatgaAGGTGTGATTGAGTTCAAATCCTATTCGGATATGAAAAGAGCCCTTGAAAAGCTGGATGGGACAGAAGTGAATGGCAGAAAGATTAGGTTAGTGGAAGACAGGCCTGGATCCAGACGGCGCCGCTCCTATTCCAGAAGCCGAAGCCATTCGAG GTCTCGCTCTCGAAGCAGACACTCTCGGAAGAGCAGAAGCCGTAGTGGCAGTAGCAAAAGCAGCCATTCCAAGAGTAGATCAAGATCCAG GTCTGGGTCCCGTTCCAGAAGCAAGAGCCGGAGTCGAAGCAAGAGCCGTAGCAGAGGCCAAAAGGACAAAAGCCGGAGTCCAAGCAAAGACGATAAAAGTAGGAGCCGCAGCAGGAGTGCGGAGAAAACCCAGAGCAAAAGTAAAGACAAAGCGGAGGATGCCGTCCAGAACAACGACGACGCAAAAGCAAAGAGCAGGAGCCCCAGCAAGGAAAAGAGTAAGAGTAAAAGTAGGAGCAGGAGTGGGAGCAAGGAGAGagtggaggaagagaaggagagcgTGAGGAGGAGTAGGAGTAAGGAGAAAAGCAGGAGTAAAGAGAGGGAGAAGAGCAAGGCTAGGAGCAGGAGCAAGAGCAGAGAGGAGAGTAAGAGCAGGAGCAGGAGTCGGAGTAAGAGTAAGGAGAAGAGGAAAGGACGGAAGAGGAGTAGGGATGACAGCAGAAGCAGGAGCAGGAGCCGTAGCAAGAGTGAGAAAAGCAAAAGGCGCAGCAAGCGAGACAGCAGatctagcaacaagaagaaaaagaaggaagaCCAAGAGCGGTCTAGGTCTAGATCCAGGTCCAGATCCAGATCCAGATCGGAGTCCAAGGAAAAGGAGCAGCTAAAACCAGAATCTGACAAAAAGGAGGTAAAAAATGAGGGTGAGGAAATGGACAAAAGTCATGAGTCTCGGTCCAGATCTAGGTCAAATTCTAAATCCAAACCAAATGTCAAATCAGAATCTCGGTCCCGATCAAAGTCAATTTCAAAAACTAGGTCCCGGTCCAAGTCTAGATCTAGGTCTGCCTCTAAATCACCATCCAGATCTAGATCAAGATCTCGTTCGAGGTCCTAA